A single Actinomadura algeriensis DNA region contains:
- a CDS encoding cytochrome P450 — MTQQDVALAPTGREIDVIDPGVYERGGIPHEQFAWLRENDPVHWHADPNEGVPGFWAITRHEDVVRASRRPDLLSSQARTAMFEEFSDDDMALYGQIMLFQDPPDHTKLRSMVNKGFTPRMIGKLEQHIRDICNKLIDEAAPLGECDFVEHFAAPLPLYTICELLGAPLDQRQQIFHWSNQLVAFNDPEFIGDRSESQLYAAEFAGWAVELARARASTPRDDIVTKLLTPDENGERITEDQFAMFVIMLSIAGNETTRTATAGGMQAFFERPELWERLRADRSLLPTTIEEIVRWVSPINQFRRTAMEDVEMGGKTIKAGDKVVLFYSSANMDEAVFDDPSAFDIARDPNPHIGFGGGGPHFCLGTHLARMNLKVVFDTILDRMPDIRPAGEPRRLRSNFVNGFKELPVRFTPSAPKA; from the coding sequence GTGACGCAACAGGACGTGGCCCTTGCCCCCACCGGCCGGGAGATCGACGTCATCGATCCCGGCGTGTACGAGCGGGGCGGCATCCCGCACGAGCAGTTCGCGTGGCTGCGCGAAAACGATCCCGTCCACTGGCACGCCGACCCCAACGAGGGCGTGCCCGGTTTCTGGGCGATCACCCGGCACGAGGACGTGGTCCGCGCGTCCCGCCGTCCCGACCTGCTGTCCTCGCAGGCCAGGACGGCGATGTTCGAGGAGTTCAGCGACGACGACATGGCCCTGTACGGCCAGATCATGCTGTTCCAGGACCCGCCGGACCACACCAAGCTGCGCAGCATGGTCAACAAGGGGTTCACGCCCCGGATGATCGGCAAGCTGGAGCAGCACATCCGCGACATCTGCAACAAGCTGATCGACGAGGCGGCGCCGCTCGGCGAGTGCGACTTCGTCGAGCACTTCGCGGCGCCGCTCCCGCTCTACACGATCTGCGAGCTGCTCGGCGCGCCGCTGGACCAGCGGCAGCAGATCTTCCACTGGTCGAACCAGCTGGTGGCGTTCAACGACCCCGAGTTCATCGGCGACCGGTCCGAGTCGCAGCTGTACGCCGCCGAGTTCGCCGGGTGGGCCGTCGAGCTGGCGCGGGCGCGGGCGTCCACGCCGCGCGACGACATCGTGACCAAGCTGCTGACGCCGGACGAGAACGGCGAGCGGATCACCGAGGACCAGTTCGCGATGTTCGTGATCATGCTGTCGATCGCCGGCAACGAGACGACCCGGACGGCGACCGCAGGCGGCATGCAGGCGTTCTTCGAGCGTCCGGAGCTGTGGGAGCGGCTGCGCGCCGACCGGAGCCTGCTGCCGACGACCATCGAGGAGATCGTCCGCTGGGTGAGCCCCATCAACCAGTTCCGCCGCACGGCGATGGAGGACGTCGAGATGGGCGGCAAGACGATCAAGGCCGGGGACAAGGTGGTGCTGTTCTACAGCTCGGCGAACATGGACGAGGCCGTGTTCGACGACCCGTCCGCGTTCGACATCGCCCGCGACCCCAACCCGCACATCGGCTTCGGCGGAGGCGGCCCCCACTTCTGCCTCGGCACGCACCTCGCCCGGATGAACCTGAAGGTCGTGTTCGACACGATCCTGGACCGGATGCCCGACATCCGGCCCGCGGGCGAGCCCCGGCGGCTGCGCTCCAACTTCGTCAACGGCTTCAAGGAGCTGCCCGTCCGATTCACGCCGTCCGCTCCGAAAGCTTGA
- a CDS encoding glycosyltransferase family 4 protein encodes MSEADEPGGPLRVALLSYRSKPHCGGQGVYLRHLSRELVDLGHTVEVFSGQPYPELDRDEIKLTKLPSLDLYRDDDPFRNPALGEFRDWVDVLEYAHMRTGGFPEPLTFSIRALRELRRRRRDFDVVHDNQVLGVGNLGISRLGLPLVTSIHHPISVDRRIELEAAQGVRQKFGKRRWYGFVGMQAQVSRRIGPVLTVSDSSKIDIVKDFKVDPRDIEILPLGVDTRIFHPRGERVPGRIVAMASADAPIKGVDVLLRAVAKLATERDVHVIVVSRPQKDGPTEKLVRDLALGERVQFVSGISDDELGELLASAEVAVVPSRYEGFSLPAVEHMASGTPLVASRAGALPEVVGDAAVLVEPGDVEELAATLRGLHDSADERARVGASGLARVQERFAWPAVAQATVEHYREAVTQQKYLRLARRG; translated from the coding sequence GTGAGTGAGGCGGACGAGCCGGGCGGACCACTGCGGGTGGCCCTGCTCTCGTACCGGAGCAAGCCGCACTGCGGGGGCCAGGGCGTCTACCTGCGGCATCTCAGCAGGGAACTGGTCGATCTCGGGCACACCGTGGAGGTCTTCTCCGGGCAACCGTATCCGGAACTGGACCGCGACGAGATCAAACTGACCAAGCTGCCGAGCCTGGACCTGTACCGGGACGACGATCCGTTCCGCAACCCGGCCCTCGGCGAGTTCCGCGACTGGGTCGACGTGCTGGAGTACGCCCACATGCGGACGGGCGGGTTCCCGGAGCCGCTGACGTTCAGCATCCGCGCGCTGCGCGAGCTGCGGCGGCGCCGCCGCGACTTCGACGTCGTGCACGACAACCAGGTCCTCGGCGTCGGCAACCTCGGCATCTCCCGGCTCGGGCTGCCGCTGGTCACCAGCATCCACCACCCGATCAGCGTGGACCGGAGGATCGAGCTGGAGGCGGCGCAGGGCGTCCGGCAGAAGTTCGGCAAGCGCCGCTGGTACGGGTTCGTGGGCATGCAGGCGCAGGTGTCGCGGCGGATCGGCCCCGTCCTGACGGTGTCGGACTCCTCGAAGATCGACATCGTCAAGGACTTCAAGGTCGACCCCCGCGACATCGAGATCCTCCCGCTGGGCGTCGACACCCGGATCTTCCATCCGCGCGGCGAGCGCGTCCCCGGCCGGATCGTGGCGATGGCCAGCGCGGACGCGCCGATCAAGGGCGTGGACGTGCTGCTGCGGGCGGTCGCCAAGCTCGCCACCGAACGGGACGTGCACGTCATCGTCGTGAGCCGCCCGCAGAAGGACGGCCCGACCGAGAAGCTCGTCCGCGACCTCGCGCTCGGCGAGCGCGTCCAGTTCGTCAGCGGCATCAGCGACGACGAGCTGGGCGAGCTGCTCGCGTCGGCCGAGGTCGCCGTCGTCCCGTCCCGCTACGAGGGCTTCTCGCTGCCCGCGGTCGAGCACATGGCGTCCGGCACCCCGCTGGTCGCGTCCCGCGCCGGGGCCCTGCCCGAGGTCGTCGGCGACGCGGCCGTCCTGGTGGAGCCGGGCGACGTCGAGGAGCTCGCCGCCACCCTGCGCGGCCTGCACGACTCGGCGGACGAGCGCGCGCGCGTCGGCGCGTCCGGTCTCGCCCGCGTCCAAGAGCGTTTCGCCTGGCCCGCCGTCGCGCAGGCCACCGTGGAGCACTACCGCGAGGCCGTCACCCAGCAGAAGTACCTGCGGCTGGCCCGGCGCGGCTGA
- a CDS encoding steroid 3-ketoacyl-CoA thiolase yields MGNPVIVEAVRTPLGKRNGVLAGLKAQAVLAHTLTAAVERASIDPGLVEQVFAGCVTQAGEQGGHVGRYAWLYAGLPWQTGVTTIDAQCGSAQQAVHLAASQVAAGVVDIAIGCGVEVMSRTPLGANVYPADPRPDDWSLDMPDQFGAAERIAARRGFTRADIDAFGARSQQLAAKAWADGRFEREIVPIEAPVLDAEGNPTGETRTVTRDQGLRETTVESLGKLKPVLGPDALHTAGTSSQITDGAAAVVVMSEEKAESLGLRPRARFKAQALVGGEPYYHLDGPVQSTERVLARAGMTMNDIDITEVNEAFAAVALSWASVHEPDIDKVNVNGGAIALGHPVGATGARLITTALHELERRDAGTALVTMCCGGALSTATILERV; encoded by the coding sequence ATGGGGAACCCGGTGATCGTCGAGGCCGTGCGCACGCCCCTCGGCAAGCGGAACGGCGTGCTCGCGGGCCTGAAGGCCCAGGCCGTCCTGGCGCACACCCTGACCGCCGCCGTCGAGCGCGCGAGCATCGACCCGGGCCTGGTGGAGCAGGTCTTCGCCGGGTGCGTGACGCAGGCCGGTGAGCAGGGCGGGCACGTCGGACGCTACGCCTGGCTGTACGCGGGGCTGCCCTGGCAGACGGGGGTCACGACCATCGACGCCCAGTGCGGCTCCGCGCAGCAGGCCGTCCACCTGGCCGCCTCGCAGGTCGCCGCCGGGGTCGTGGACATCGCGATCGGCTGCGGCGTCGAGGTGATGAGCCGGACGCCGCTCGGCGCCAACGTCTACCCGGCCGACCCGCGCCCGGACGACTGGTCGCTCGACATGCCGGACCAGTTCGGCGCCGCCGAGCGGATCGCGGCCCGCCGCGGCTTCACCCGCGCCGACATCGACGCGTTCGGCGCCCGGTCGCAGCAGCTCGCCGCCAAGGCGTGGGCGGACGGCCGGTTCGAGCGCGAGATCGTCCCGATCGAGGCGCCCGTCCTGGACGCCGAGGGCAACCCGACCGGGGAGACCCGCACGGTGACCCGCGATCAGGGCCTGCGGGAGACGACCGTCGAGAGCCTCGGCAAGCTCAAGCCCGTCCTCGGCCCGGACGCCCTGCACACCGCCGGGACGTCCTCGCAGATCACCGACGGCGCGGCGGCCGTCGTCGTCATGTCGGAGGAGAAGGCCGAGTCCCTCGGGCTGCGCCCGCGCGCGCGCTTCAAGGCCCAGGCCCTCGTGGGCGGCGAGCCGTACTACCACCTGGACGGCCCGGTGCAGTCCACCGAGCGGGTGCTGGCCCGCGCGGGCATGACGATGAACGACATCGACATCACCGAGGTCAACGAGGCGTTCGCGGCCGTCGCGCTGTCGTGGGCATCGGTCCACGAGCCCGACATCGACAAGGTCAACGTCAACGGCGGCGCGATCGCGCTCGGCCACCCGGTCGGCGCCACCGGCGCCCGGCTGATCACCACCGCGCTGCACGAGCTGGAGCGCCGCGACGCCGGGACGGCGCTCGTCACGATGTGCTGCGGCGGGGCCCTCTCGACCGCGACCATCCTCGAACGCGTCTGA
- a CDS encoding cytochrome P450, with the protein MTSTKITRTAADARRHEARLLWHGNRGLFALLQAARHTGPVTRVPRLGWVVTDPVQARRVLNDHEHFGMNGEGGVGHLWTQLFGAEMGQFFGGARHAEVRTAARDLFTEDAARALIDRSQGAHHAGLARRLAAGESADVAGTARVLAGRMVADVLGLPADRPDGTYRELFAAGERLAALALGTTASTELDPATVDRARAIVEGITADVPAAYRTGGPDTLLGRCREIGLGLPMARGLATLLVIAGTETGASGTVRTVALLHDTGGQRALLDDPSLLDGAVREGLRVAAPAPVIGRHVVRDADVAGRTLRAGDRVLVLTYLATNGAGPFDVHRAYVPQTRQLWFGGGRHLCLGAAVARVQVARMLAALLADGRPYAITHRRAARRVLVPSYAELRVALAR; encoded by the coding sequence GTGACCAGCACAAAGATCACGAGAACGGCGGCGGACGCGCGGCGGCACGAGGCGCGGCTGCTGTGGCACGGCAACCGGGGGCTGTTCGCGCTCCTGCAGGCGGCGCGGCACACCGGGCCCGTCACCCGCGTCCCGCGGCTCGGCTGGGTGGTCACCGATCCGGTGCAGGCCCGCCGCGTCCTCAACGACCACGAGCACTTCGGCATGAACGGCGAGGGCGGCGTCGGGCACCTGTGGACGCAGCTGTTCGGCGCGGAGATGGGGCAGTTCTTCGGCGGCGCGCGGCACGCCGAGGTCCGCACCGCCGCCCGCGACCTGTTCACCGAGGACGCCGCCCGCGCGCTGATCGACCGGTCGCAGGGGGCGCACCACGCCGGCCTGGCCCGCCGCCTCGCCGCCGGAGAGTCCGCCGACGTCGCCGGCACCGCCCGCGTCCTGGCGGGCCGGATGGTCGCCGACGTGCTCGGTCTCCCCGCGGACCGGCCGGACGGGACGTACCGGGAGCTGTTCGCGGCCGGGGAGCGGCTCGCCGCGCTCGCCCTCGGCACCACGGCGTCCACCGAGCTGGACCCGGCGACCGTGGACCGGGCCCGCGCGATCGTCGAGGGCATCACCGCGGACGTCCCGGCGGCGTACCGGACCGGCGGGCCGGACACCCTGCTCGGCCGCTGCCGGGAGATCGGCCTCGGGCTGCCGATGGCGCGCGGCCTGGCGACCCTGCTGGTCATCGCGGGCACCGAGACCGGCGCGTCCGGCACCGTCCGGACGGTCGCGCTGCTGCACGACACCGGCGGGCAGCGCGCGCTGCTGGACGACCCGTCCCTGCTGGACGGCGCGGTGCGCGAGGGCCTGCGGGTCGCCGCGCCCGCGCCGGTGATCGGACGGCACGTCGTGCGGGACGCGGACGTCGCGGGGCGCACGCTGCGCGCCGGGGACCGCGTGCTCGTCCTGACGTACCTGGCGACGAACGGCGCGGGGCCGTTCGACGTGCACCGCGCGTACGTGCCGCAGACGCGGCAGCTGTGGTTCGGCGGCGGCCGGCATCTGTGCCTGGGCGCCGCGGTGGCGCGGGTCCAGGTGGCGCGGATGCTCGCGGCGCTGCTCGCGGACGGGCGCCCGTACGCGATCACGCACCGGCGGGCGGCGCGGCGCGTGCTCGTCCCGTCGTACGCGGAGCTGCGGGTGGCGCTCGCCCGCTGA
- a CDS encoding cytochrome P450, producing MTATASENAVPAGFDFSSPDLMAERVPLAEFAALRRTARPWWNAQPRGTTGFADDGFWVISKHEHIKEISRDHELFSANANGSVIRFNERFSPEELDVQREHLLLHLDPPSHAKLRRIVSRGFTPRVINGLHDALRDRAERIVADARRRGGTGDFVTEVAAELPLQAIAELMGVPQEDRGKLFAWSNQMLGYDDPEYDADPACAAAEIIGYSMELAERRRGCPAHDIVTRLVKADVDGRGLTDDEFGYFMILLAVAGNETTRNAITHGMIAFFDHPEQWERYRAERPETAADEIVRWATPVTAFQRTAVRDTEIGGVEIAAGQRLAMYYSSANFDEDVFDEPGAFDIARSPNPHLGFGGTGAHYCIGANLARLEIGLIFDALADQMPGIVRAGEPRRLRSAWLNGIKELPVRYA from the coding sequence ATGACCGCCACCGCATCCGAGAACGCCGTCCCCGCCGGGTTCGACTTCAGCAGCCCGGACCTGATGGCCGAGCGCGTCCCGCTCGCCGAGTTCGCGGCGCTGCGCCGCACCGCCCGGCCCTGGTGGAACGCCCAGCCCCGGGGCACGACCGGGTTCGCCGACGACGGCTTCTGGGTGATCAGCAAGCACGAGCACATCAAGGAGATCTCGCGCGACCACGAACTGTTCTCCGCGAACGCCAACGGCTCGGTGATCCGGTTCAACGAGCGGTTCAGCCCCGAGGAACTGGACGTCCAGCGCGAGCACCTGCTGCTGCACCTCGACCCGCCGTCGCACGCCAAGCTGCGCCGGATCGTCTCCCGCGGTTTCACCCCGCGCGTGATCAACGGCCTGCACGACGCGCTGCGCGACCGCGCGGAGCGGATCGTGGCGGACGCGCGGCGGCGCGGCGGCACCGGCGACTTCGTCACCGAGGTCGCCGCCGAACTCCCGCTGCAGGCGATCGCCGAGCTGATGGGCGTCCCGCAGGAGGACCGCGGGAAGCTGTTCGCCTGGTCGAACCAGATGCTCGGCTACGACGACCCCGAGTACGACGCCGATCCGGCCTGCGCCGCCGCGGAGATCATCGGCTACTCGATGGAGCTGGCCGAGCGGCGCCGCGGCTGCCCCGCGCACGACATCGTCACGAGGCTGGTCAAGGCGGACGTGGACGGCCGCGGCCTGACCGACGACGAGTTCGGCTACTTCATGATCCTGCTCGCGGTCGCCGGGAACGAGACGACGCGCAACGCGATCACGCACGGGATGATCGCGTTCTTCGACCATCCGGAGCAGTGGGAGCGGTACCGGGCCGAACGTCCGGAGACGGCGGCGGACGAGATCGTCCGGTGGGCGACGCCGGTGACGGCGTTCCAGCGCACGGCCGTCCGCGACACCGAGATCGGCGGCGTGGAGATCGCGGCCGGGCAGCGCCTCGCCATGTACTACAGCTCGGCGAACTTCGACGAGGACGTCTTCGACGAGCCCGGCGCGTTCGACATCGCCCGCTCCCCCAACCCGCACCTCGGGTTCGGCGGCACCGGCGCGCACTACTGCATCGGCGCGAACCTCGCCCGGCTGGAGATCGGGCTGATCTTCGACGCGCTCGCCGACCAGATGCCGGGCATCGTCCGGGCCGGCGAGCCGCGGCGGCTGCGTTCGGCCTGGCTGAACGGCATCAAGGAGCTGCCGGTCCGCTACGCCTGA
- a CDS encoding SCO2583/SCO2584 N-terminal domain-containing protein codes for MPADFDEPVFDEDFVRGAAFTEPSARERARPPSRRARRSARRAERLRDRPARPPRGRRFRDPSHRMAVAQLAGGILVLLAISVALWLWNSPSGEMEAPARVEIVTPTVPVTPEQPEPEPAPEQPPTSELVPPRV; via the coding sequence ATGCCCGCAGATTTCGACGAGCCCGTGTTCGATGAAGACTTCGTCCGCGGTGCCGCGTTCACCGAGCCCTCGGCACGTGAACGGGCCCGGCCGCCGAGCCGCCGCGCCCGGCGGTCCGCCCGCCGCGCCGAGCGCCTCCGGGACCGGCCCGCGCGCCCGCCGCGCGGCCGCCGGTTCCGCGACCCCAGCCACCGGATGGCGGTCGCGCAGCTCGCCGGGGGGATCCTGGTGCTGCTCGCGATCTCGGTCGCGTTGTGGCTGTGGAACTCGCCGTCCGGCGAGATGGAGGCCCCGGCGCGGGTCGAGATCGTGACGCCGACGGTCCCGGTGACCCCCGAGCAGCCCGAACCGGAGCCGGCACCGGAACAGCCGCCGACCTCCGAGCTGGTGCCCCCGCGCGTCTGA
- a CDS encoding ATP-binding cassette domain-containing protein, protein MNTLSITLPARARAQLVTEGIRVVRGGRTVLDGVTMSVSPGARWGIVGENGRGKTTLLHVLAGALAADAGDVQRVGTLGIAEQAMPAADGATVGDAIDAELADARAALRALDDATAALTDGRPGADDAYTAALDAAEALDAWDADRRVDLALEHLGAVTDRARPLAGLSVGQRYRVRLACLLGAEHDFLLLDEPTNHLDASGLDFLTARLRAHAGGVVVVSHDRALLSDVATTILDLDPSRDGRPAVYGGGFAGYREGREAELRRWEDEYDKQRAEHARLTRDLSEAQNRLVSGWRPDKGVHKHQRATRAGGLVRSVHRRRDDLEKHAVTAPVPPQRFRMPELPARAGVRLLTATDVRVDGRLHREASVALESGSRLVVTGPNGAGKSTLLAVLAGTLEPTAGTVRRARKARVTLLAQESPSASGRRARDVFAAHVGRLVSTGVLAEGDAVSLGELGLLPSADAGRPMRELSMGQQRRLDLAMALAARPHVLLLDEPTNHLSIALVDELTEALQASPAAVVLATHDRRLRKDVAPWPRLELDGPQVR, encoded by the coding sequence ATGAACACCCTTTCCATCACCCTGCCCGCGCGCGCCCGAGCGCAGCTCGTCACCGAGGGGATCCGCGTCGTCCGGGGCGGGCGGACGGTCCTCGACGGGGTCACGATGTCCGTCTCGCCCGGTGCGCGCTGGGGGATCGTCGGCGAGAACGGGCGCGGCAAGACGACCCTGCTGCACGTCCTCGCGGGCGCGCTCGCCGCCGACGCCGGCGACGTCCAGCGCGTCGGGACGCTCGGGATCGCCGAGCAGGCCATGCCCGCCGCGGACGGCGCCACGGTCGGCGACGCGATCGACGCCGAACTCGCCGACGCCCGCGCCGCGCTGCGCGCCCTCGACGACGCCACCGCCGCGCTCACCGACGGGCGGCCCGGCGCGGACGACGCCTACACCGCCGCGCTCGACGCCGCCGAGGCCCTCGACGCGTGGGACGCCGACCGGCGCGTCGACCTCGCCCTGGAGCACCTCGGCGCCGTCACCGACCGGGCCCGGCCGCTCGCCGGGCTGTCGGTCGGGCAGCGCTACCGGGTGCGGCTCGCGTGCCTGCTCGGCGCCGAGCACGACTTCCTGCTGCTGGACGAGCCGACGAACCACCTGGACGCGTCCGGGCTCGACTTCCTCACCGCGCGGCTGCGCGCCCACGCGGGCGGCGTCGTGGTGGTGAGCCACGACCGGGCGCTGCTGTCGGACGTCGCCACCACGATCCTCGACCTCGATCCGAGCCGCGACGGGCGGCCCGCCGTGTACGGCGGGGGGTTCGCCGGATACCGGGAGGGGCGCGAGGCGGAGCTGCGGCGCTGGGAGGACGAGTACGACAAGCAGCGCGCGGAGCACGCGCGGCTCACCCGCGACCTGTCGGAGGCGCAGAACCGGCTCGTCTCCGGGTGGCGCCCCGACAAGGGGGTGCACAAGCACCAGCGCGCCACCCGCGCGGGCGGGCTCGTCCGGTCCGTGCACCGCCGCCGCGACGACCTCGAGAAGCACGCGGTGACGGCGCCGGTGCCGCCGCAGCGGTTCCGGATGCCGGAGCTGCCGGCGCGCGCGGGCGTCCGGCTGCTGACCGCGACGGACGTCCGGGTGGACGGGCGGCTGCACCGGGAGGCGTCGGTCGCGCTGGAGTCGGGCTCGCGGCTGGTGGTGACCGGCCCGAACGGCGCGGGCAAGTCGACGCTGCTGGCGGTGCTGGCGGGGACCCTGGAGCCGACGGCCGGGACGGTCCGGCGGGCCCGCAAGGCCCGCGTGACGCTGCTCGCGCAGGAGTCGCCGAGCGCGAGCGGACGGCGCGCCCGCGACGTGTTCGCCGCGCACGTCGGACGGCTCGTGAGCACGGGCGTCCTCGCCGAGGGCGACGCGGTCTCGCTGGGCGAGCTGGGCCTGCTGCCGTCGGCGGACGCGGGCCGGCCGATGCGCGAGCTGTCGATGGGGCAGCAGCGCCGCCTCGACCTGGCGATGGCGCTGGCCGCGCGCCCGCACGTCCTGCTGCTGGACGAGCCGACGAACCATCTGTCGATCGCCCTCGTGGACGAGCTCACCGAGGCGCTGCAGGCGTCCCCGGCCGCGGTCGTCCTCGCGACGCACGACCGTCGGCTGCGCAAGGACGTCGCGCCGTGGCCCCGGCTCGAACTGGACGGGCCGCAAGTGCGGTGA
- a CDS encoding MBL fold metallo-hydrolase, whose translation MPIPGNPLAYTLVYALESPRGPVLIDAGWQHDDAWAALSGGLATFGIDVADVHGVVVTHFHPDHAGLAGRVREASGAWIAMHRADAEIVRLFHSVDRTRRTGIEHDSMKRAGASASELEGFAGGGGRVDPPAIPDRELSDGDMIDLPGRKLRAIHTPGHSPGHICLHLEDADRIFTGDHVLPRITPHIGLYPYDIPDVDPLGEFLGSLARIGEMTVDEVLPAHQYRFADLPARVREIIEHHEERLTEITALLSASPTALWDVAAGLTWRHPWTEMPLEARRMATGEAAAHLRTLENRGTVRRADAGGVLSFTLAG comes from the coding sequence GTGCCCATCCCGGGCAACCCGCTCGCGTACACGCTGGTGTACGCGCTGGAGAGCCCGCGCGGGCCCGTCCTGATCGACGCGGGCTGGCAGCACGACGACGCCTGGGCGGCCCTGTCCGGCGGCCTCGCGACCTTCGGCATCGACGTCGCCGACGTGCACGGGGTGGTCGTCACGCACTTCCACCCCGACCACGCCGGCCTCGCCGGGCGGGTGCGCGAGGCGTCCGGCGCGTGGATCGCCATGCACCGCGCGGACGCCGAGATCGTGCGGCTGTTCCACTCGGTGGACCGCACCCGGCGCACGGGCATCGAGCACGACTCGATGAAACGCGCCGGGGCGTCCGCGAGCGAGCTGGAGGGCTTCGCCGGCGGGGGCGGCCGGGTCGACCCGCCCGCGATCCCCGACCGGGAGCTGTCCGACGGCGACATGATCGACCTGCCGGGCCGCAAGCTCCGCGCGATCCACACCCCGGGCCACTCCCCCGGCCACATCTGCCTGCACCTGGAGGACGCCGACCGGATCTTCACCGGCGACCACGTCCTGCCGCGCATCACCCCGCACATCGGGCTGTACCCCTACGACATCCCGGACGTCGACCCGCTCGGCGAGTTCCTCGGGTCGCTGGCCCGCATCGGCGAGATGACCGTGGACGAGGTGCTGCCCGCCCACCAGTACCGGTTCGCCGACCTGCCCGCGCGCGTCCGCGAGATCATCGAGCACCACGAGGAGCGCCTCACCGAGATCACCGCGCTGCTGTCGGCGTCCCCGACCGCGCTGTGGGACGTGGCCGCGGGCCTCACCTGGCGGCACCCGTGGACCGAGATGCCCCTGGAGGCCCGGCGGATGGCGACGGGCGAGGCCGCCGCGCACCTGCGCACGCTGGAGAACCGCGGCACCGTCCGCCGCGCCGACGCCGGCGGCGTCCTGAGCTTCACGTTGGCAGGCTGA
- a CDS encoding cytochrome P450, translating to MTVTPDVDLVEPGSYERGGIPHEQLAWLREHDPVHRHKGDPERGGPPFWAVTRHADVVHVSRHPEVFSSYERLALFEEPEEEHLALQRLMMLNQDPPDHSRKRSIVNRGFTPRAIGALEEHIRDICRVLVAETLERGDEAEFVRDLAAPLPLYVICELLGAPPEDREKIFHWSNTLIGADDPDFQRGPEEGQRAATELYAYAAELAAERRQNPRDDIVTKLLQPDADGEVLDGDEFELFVMLLSVAGNETTRNAASGGMLALLEHPDQWARLRADRSLVRTAADEIVRWVTPVNLFKRTAVRDVELGGKKIAAGDKVVVFYASANRDEAVFDDPFAFDVGRDPNPHIGFGGGGPHFCLGAHLARLELSVLFGTLLDAMPNIELSGNVRRLRSSFINGIKEMPVRVRPASRE from the coding sequence ATGACGGTCACACCCGACGTCGATCTGGTCGAACCGGGCTCGTACGAGCGCGGCGGCATCCCGCACGAGCAGCTCGCGTGGCTGCGCGAGCACGACCCCGTCCACCGGCACAAGGGAGACCCGGAACGGGGCGGGCCCCCGTTCTGGGCGGTGACGCGGCACGCGGACGTCGTCCACGTGTCGCGGCACCCGGAGGTGTTCTCCTCCTACGAGCGGCTCGCGCTGTTCGAGGAGCCGGAGGAGGAGCACCTGGCGCTGCAGCGGCTGATGATGCTCAACCAGGACCCGCCGGACCACTCGCGCAAGCGGAGCATCGTGAACCGCGGGTTCACGCCGCGCGCGATCGGCGCCCTGGAGGAGCACATCCGCGACATCTGCCGGGTGCTGGTCGCGGAGACGCTGGAGCGCGGGGACGAGGCCGAGTTCGTCCGCGACCTGGCGGCGCCGCTGCCGCTCTACGTGATCTGCGAGCTGCTCGGCGCCCCGCCGGAGGACCGGGAGAAGATCTTCCACTGGTCGAACACGCTGATCGGCGCGGACGACCCGGACTTCCAGCGGGGCCCGGAGGAGGGGCAGCGGGCGGCGACGGAGCTGTACGCGTACGCGGCGGAGCTGGCGGCGGAGCGGCGGCAGAACCCGCGCGACGACATCGTGACGAAGCTGCTGCAGCCGGACGCCGACGGCGAGGTGCTGGACGGCGACGAGTTCGAGCTGTTCGTGATGCTGCTGTCGGTCGCGGGCAACGAGACGACGCGCAACGCCGCGTCCGGCGGGATGCTCGCGCTGCTGGAGCATCCCGACCAGTGGGCGCGGCTGCGCGCCGACCGCTCGCTGGTGCGGACGGCCGCGGACGAGATCGTCCGGTGGGTGACGCCGGTCAACCTGTTCAAGCGGACGGCCGTGCGCGACGTCGAGCTGGGCGGGAAGAAGATCGCGGCGGGCGACAAGGTCGTGGTGTTCTACGCGTCCGCGAACCGGGACGAGGCGGTGTTCGACGACCCGTTCGCGTTCGACGTCGGCCGCGACCCCAACCCGCACATCGGCTTCGGCGGAGGCGGCCCCCACTTCTGCCTGGGCGCCCACCTCGCCCGACTCGAGCTGAGTGTGCTCTTCGGAACACTCTTGGACGCTATGCCCAATATCGAACTCAGCGGTAACGTACGGAGGCTAAGGTCTAGTTTCATCAACGGCATAAAGGAGATGCCGGTGCGAGTGCGACCGGCGTCCCGGGAGTGA